The Streptomyces sp. NBC_00162 genome window below encodes:
- the iolC gene encoding 5-dehydro-2-deoxygluconokinase, translated as MTGDRLAFDLITMGRIGVDLYPLTTGVPLEEADTFGKFLGGSPANVAVAAARLGRRVAMITRTGADPFGAYLRSELRGFGVDDRWVAEVADYPTPITFCEIFPPDRFPLYFYRLPKAPDLEIGAEDLDLEAVREARVFWMTGTGLSEEPSRAATLAALEARAKSGTTVFDLDWRPTLWREKPGPYYERALALATVAVGNTEECAIATGESEPYAAARALLATGVELAVVKRGPEGVLAVHRDGTVAEVPPVPVQVVNGLGAGDAFGGALCHGLLAGWEPERVMRYANAAGAIVASRLACSTAMPFSHEVEEVLGRAGGV; from the coding sequence GTGACCGGCGACAGGTTGGCGTTCGACCTGATCACGATGGGGCGGATCGGGGTGGATCTCTACCCGTTGACGACCGGCGTACCACTGGAGGAAGCGGACACCTTCGGCAAGTTCCTGGGCGGCTCCCCGGCGAACGTGGCCGTCGCGGCCGCCCGGCTGGGCCGACGCGTGGCGATGATCACCCGCACCGGCGCGGACCCGTTCGGCGCGTACCTGCGCTCCGAGCTGCGGGGGTTCGGGGTGGACGACCGGTGGGTGGCCGAGGTCGCCGACTACCCCACGCCGATCACCTTCTGCGAGATCTTCCCGCCCGACCGCTTCCCGCTGTACTTCTACCGGCTGCCCAAGGCCCCCGATCTGGAGATCGGGGCGGAGGACCTGGACCTGGAGGCGGTACGGGAGGCCCGCGTCTTCTGGATGACGGGCACCGGCCTGAGCGAGGAGCCGAGCCGAGCGGCCACACTGGCCGCGCTGGAGGCCCGCGCGAAGTCCGGGACCACCGTCTTCGACCTGGACTGGCGGCCGACGCTGTGGCGCGAGAAGCCCGGCCCGTACTACGAGCGGGCGCTGGCCCTGGCGACGGTGGCCGTCGGCAACACCGAGGAGTGCGCGATCGCCACCGGCGAATCGGAGCCGTACGCGGCGGCGCGGGCACTGCTCGCCACCGGGGTGGAACTGGCGGTGGTCAAACGGGGCCCGGAGGGCGTGCTGGCGGTCCACCGCGACGGAACGGTGGCGGAGGTCCCGCCGGTTCCCGTCCAGGTGGTCAACGGCCTCGGGGCCGGGGACGCGTTCGGCGGTGCGCTGTGCCACGGGCTGCTCGCGGGGTGGGAGCCGGAGCGGGTGATGCGGTACGCGAACGCGGCCGGGGCGATCGTGGCTTCGCGGCTGGCGTGCTCGACGGCCATGCCGTTCTCTCACGAGGTGGAGGAGGTGCTAGGGCGTGCCGGTGGTGTCTGA
- a CDS encoding Gfo/Idh/MocA family protein, protein MSTLGIAVIGTGKMGADHVRRIGRTVGGARVVAVADPDGDRVKEVAGALDGAGAHTDPAAAIAAPGVEAVLIASPGPAHEEAIGLALERGLPVLCEKPLTPDPAGALRILEAEQRLGRRLVQVGFMRRYDAEYERLKELLDAGGIGRPLFLHCRHRNASSPSFFTSDMLISDSVVHEVDAARWLLGQEITAVSVLSPTPSSAAPEGLRDPRLVLLETSGGAVVDVEIFVNCGFGYQVQCEAVGESGSARIGDGHAMVVQSAGRWGGEIDQDFTVRFADAYDRQLRRWVAAAARGGVAGADAWDGYAAAAVSEAGLAAARSGVRTPVELVERPALYR, encoded by the coding sequence ATGAGCACGCTCGGCATCGCCGTCATCGGTACGGGGAAGATGGGCGCCGACCACGTCCGCCGGATCGGGCGGACGGTCGGCGGGGCCCGGGTGGTGGCGGTGGCCGACCCGGACGGGGACCGGGTCAAGGAGGTCGCCGGCGCCCTGGACGGAGCCGGTGCGCACACCGACCCGGCGGCCGCGATAGCAGCGCCCGGGGTGGAGGCCGTACTGATCGCCTCCCCGGGGCCCGCGCACGAGGAGGCGATCGGGCTCGCCCTGGAACGGGGGCTGCCCGTGCTGTGCGAGAAGCCGCTGACCCCGGACCCGGCGGGGGCGCTGCGCATCCTGGAGGCCGAGCAGCGCCTGGGGCGGCGGCTGGTCCAGGTGGGGTTCATGCGCCGGTACGACGCCGAGTACGAGCGGCTGAAGGAGCTGCTGGACGCGGGCGGGATCGGGCGGCCGCTCTTCCTGCACTGCCGGCACCGCAACGCCTCCTCGCCGTCCTTCTTCACCAGCGACATGCTGATCAGCGACTCCGTGGTGCACGAGGTGGACGCGGCCCGCTGGCTGCTGGGGCAGGAGATCACGGCGGTGTCCGTGCTCTCCCCCACCCCTTCCTCGGCGGCTCCCGAGGGGCTGCGCGATCCCCGGCTGGTGCTGCTGGAGACCTCGGGCGGGGCCGTCGTGGACGTGGAGATCTTCGTCAACTGCGGCTTCGGCTACCAGGTGCAGTGCGAGGCGGTCGGCGAGTCCGGCAGTGCCCGGATCGGTGACGGTCACGCGATGGTGGTGCAGTCGGCGGGCCGGTGGGGCGGCGAGATCGACCAGGACTTCACGGTGCGCTTCGCCGACGCCTACGACCGGCAGCTGCGGCGCTGGGTGGCCGCGGCCGCGCGGGGCGGGGTGGCCGGTGCGGACGCGTGGGACGGCTACGCGGCCGCCGCCGTCTCGGAGGCGGGCCTCGCGGCCGCGCGCAGCGGCGTACGGACCCCGGTGGAGCTGGTTGAGCGGCCGGCCCTCTACCGCTGA
- a CDS encoding TetR/AcrR family transcriptional regulator, whose translation MPGTPTGKTTQSGETAAPRRRQARGERRVSQLLAAAAGVFCRTGYAAASTNAIAREAGVSPGTLYQFFPNKEAIAVELGGQLLQRAHEMHGQAFLPENLQRPLPELLDAVLDPVIAFNCENPAFWALMHGSGIPGAMTQEHEELHSGLTTRVEGVLHTFCPEATPAELAHTSNMILGIFKASLDLILAHEGTERAAYIAELKTVLLRYLEPMVTTPHSP comes from the coding sequence ATGCCGGGGACTCCCACGGGCAAAACAACCCAAAGCGGTGAAACCGCCGCGCCGCGCCGCCGCCAGGCACGTGGTGAGCGACGGGTCTCCCAGCTCCTGGCCGCCGCCGCCGGGGTGTTCTGCCGTACCGGCTACGCAGCGGCCAGCACCAACGCCATCGCCCGCGAGGCCGGGGTGTCGCCGGGCACGCTCTACCAGTTCTTCCCGAACAAGGAGGCCATCGCGGTCGAGCTCGGCGGCCAGCTGCTCCAGCGCGCCCACGAGATGCACGGACAGGCCTTCCTGCCCGAGAACCTCCAGCGGCCCCTGCCCGAGCTGCTGGATGCCGTACTGGACCCGGTCATCGCCTTCAACTGCGAGAACCCGGCCTTCTGGGCGCTCATGCACGGCTCCGGCATCCCCGGCGCCATGACCCAGGAACACGAGGAGCTGCACTCCGGACTCACCACCCGGGTCGAGGGCGTCCTGCACACCTTCTGCCCGGAGGCCACGCCCGCCGAGCTCGCCCACACCTCGAACATGATCCTGGGCATCTTCAAGGCCTCGCTGGACCTGATCCTGGCCCACGAGGGCACGGAACGCGCCGCGTACATCGCGGAGCTGAAGACCGTCCTGCTGCGCTACCTGGAGCCGATGGTCACCACGCCCCACTCCCCCTGA
- a CDS encoding sugar phosphate isomerase/epimerase family protein, whose translation MTSSPPALTRIRVGSAPDSWGVWFPDDPAQTPWERFLDEVADAGYEWIELGPYGYLPTDPARLAEETAKRGLRVSAGTVFTGLHHGPAVWEDTWEHVSRIAALTQAMGAAHLVVIPSFWRDDKTGEVLEDRTLTPGQWRELASQTERLGREVQDRYGLRIVVHPHADTHIDTPSNVARFLDATDPGLVSLCLDTGHYAYCGGDSVQAIETFSERIGYLHLKQVDPRILAEVVAEQLPFGPAVGRGVMCEPPSGVPALEPVLAAAQRLGVDLFAIVEQDMYPCEPDRPLPIARRTRAYLRSCGAR comes from the coding sequence ATGACGTCCTCCCCGCCCGCGTTGACCCGTATCCGCGTCGGTTCGGCTCCGGACTCCTGGGGTGTCTGGTTTCCCGACGACCCCGCGCAGACTCCCTGGGAGCGTTTCCTCGACGAGGTCGCCGACGCGGGGTACGAATGGATCGAGCTCGGCCCCTACGGCTACCTGCCCACCGATCCCGCGCGACTCGCCGAGGAAACGGCCAAGCGCGGGCTGCGGGTCTCGGCCGGCACCGTCTTCACCGGACTCCATCACGGGCCCGCCGTGTGGGAGGACACCTGGGAGCACGTGTCGCGGATCGCGGCCCTCACCCAGGCCATGGGCGCGGCCCATCTCGTGGTCATCCCCTCCTTCTGGCGGGACGACAAGACGGGCGAGGTGCTGGAGGACCGCACCCTCACCCCCGGGCAATGGCGTGAACTGGCCTCCCAGACCGAGCGGCTGGGCCGGGAGGTCCAGGACCGGTACGGCCTGCGGATCGTGGTCCACCCCCATGCCGACACGCACATCGACACACCTTCGAACGTGGCCCGGTTCCTGGACGCCACCGACCCTGGCCTCGTCTCCCTCTGCCTGGACACCGGTCACTACGCGTACTGCGGGGGCGACAGCGTCCAGGCCATCGAGACCTTCTCCGAGCGGATCGGCTACCTCCATCTCAAGCAGGTGGACCCGCGGATCCTCGCCGAAGTGGTCGCGGAGCAGCTGCCCTTCGGTCCGGCCGTGGGGCGCGGGGTGATGTGCGAACCGCCGTCGGGGGTGCCGGCCCTGGAGCCGGTGCTGGCGGCGGCCCAGCGGCTCGGAGTGGACCTGTTCGCCATCGTGGAACAGGACATGTACCCCTGCGAGCCCGACCGGCCGCTGCCGATCGCCCGCCGCACCCGCGCCTACCTGCGCTCCTGCGGCGCCCGCTGA
- the iolD gene encoding 3D-(3,5/4)-trihydroxycyclohexane-1,2-dione acylhydrolase (decyclizing) translates to MKLTVAQALVAFLARQYTERDGRRHRLIAATWGIFGHGNVAGIGQALLETGHESMPFLQGRNEQAMVHAAVGYARQSGRLSAHAVTTSIGPGATNLVTGAALATINRIPVLLLPGDTFATRPADPVLQQLEVPYAGDLSVNDALRPVSRHFDRITRPEALIPAALQAMRVLTDPVQTGAVTLALPQDVQAEAYDWPEEFFAERVWGVRRPRPDRAELAAAAQAVRSAARPLIVAGGGIRHSAAQAALAEFAVATGIPVATTQAGKGVLPYDHPAEVGGIGHTGTATADGLAREADLVIAAGTRLTDFTTASATLFRNPIVRFIGLNLDPYDAHKLAALPLVADAREGLDELRAELAGHRVDPAYETAYGQGKADWEARVDRAFAAPDEDLPPTQAQVLGLLDALVDETDILINAAGSLPGDLHKLWRARSADQYHVEYGYSCMGYEIPAAIGVALAAPGRPVWALVGDGTYLMNPTEIVTAVQEGIPVRMVILDNHGYASIGGLSGAVGGEGFGTAYRFRGPDASYGGDPLPVDLAANAASLGMAVFRARTVRDLREALAEARSADRPTCVYTQTRTPDTVSGPPPAQAWWDVPVAETATRKAAAAAREEYDRQAAQRRRHL, encoded by the coding sequence ATGAAACTCACCGTCGCGCAGGCCCTCGTCGCCTTCCTCGCCCGCCAGTACACCGAACGCGACGGCCGGCGGCACCGGCTGATCGCGGCCACCTGGGGGATCTTCGGGCACGGGAACGTGGCGGGCATCGGCCAGGCCCTCCTGGAGACCGGCCACGAGTCGATGCCCTTCCTCCAGGGACGCAACGAGCAGGCCATGGTGCACGCCGCCGTCGGGTACGCCCGCCAGAGCGGGCGGCTCTCCGCGCACGCCGTGACCACCTCCATCGGGCCCGGCGCCACCAACCTCGTCACCGGAGCCGCCCTCGCCACGATCAACCGGATCCCGGTGCTCCTGCTGCCCGGCGACACCTTCGCCACCCGGCCCGCCGACCCCGTCCTGCAGCAGCTGGAAGTCCCGTACGCGGGGGACCTCTCCGTCAACGACGCCCTGCGGCCCGTCTCCCGCCACTTCGACCGGATCACCCGCCCCGAGGCCCTGATCCCGGCCGCCCTCCAGGCCATGCGGGTCCTCACCGACCCCGTCCAGACCGGGGCCGTCACCCTGGCGCTGCCGCAGGACGTGCAGGCGGAGGCGTACGACTGGCCCGAGGAGTTCTTCGCCGAGCGCGTGTGGGGCGTGCGCCGGCCCCGGCCCGACCGCGCCGAGCTGGCCGCGGCGGCCCAGGCCGTACGGTCGGCCGCGCGCCCGCTGATCGTTGCGGGCGGCGGGATCCGGCACAGCGCGGCCCAGGCGGCTCTGGCGGAGTTCGCCGTGGCCACCGGGATCCCGGTGGCCACGACCCAGGCGGGCAAGGGCGTGCTCCCGTACGACCACCCCGCCGAGGTCGGCGGGATCGGGCACACGGGGACGGCGACCGCCGACGGCCTCGCCCGGGAGGCAGACCTCGTCATCGCCGCCGGGACCCGGCTGACCGATTTCACCACCGCCTCCGCGACCCTCTTCCGGAACCCGATCGTCCGGTTCATTGGCCTCAACCTCGACCCGTACGACGCCCACAAGCTCGCCGCCCTGCCGCTGGTCGCCGACGCGCGCGAGGGGCTCGACGAGCTCAGGGCGGAGCTCGCCGGCCACCGGGTGGATCCCGCGTACGAGACGGCGTACGGGCAGGGGAAGGCGGACTGGGAGGCACGCGTCGACCGGGCCTTCGCCGCCCCCGACGAGGACCTCCCGCCCACCCAGGCCCAGGTCCTCGGGTTGCTGGACGCCCTGGTCGACGAGACGGACATCCTGATCAACGCGGCCGGCTCGCTCCCCGGCGACCTGCACAAGCTGTGGCGGGCCCGCTCGGCGGACCAGTACCACGTGGAGTACGGCTACTCCTGCATGGGCTACGAGATCCCGGCCGCGATCGGGGTCGCGCTCGCCGCGCCCGGCCGCCCGGTGTGGGCGCTGGTCGGCGACGGCACGTACCTGATGAACCCGACCGAGATCGTCACGGCCGTCCAGGAGGGCATCCCGGTCAGGATGGTCATCCTCGACAACCACGGCTACGCCTCCATCGGCGGCCTGTCGGGGGCGGTGGGCGGCGAGGGCTTCGGCACCGCGTACCGCTTCCGGGGGCCCGACGCCTCGTACGGCGGGGACCCCCTTCCGGTGGACCTCGCGGCGAACGCGGCCTCCCTCGGGATGGCCGTGTTCCGCGCCCGTACCGTGCGTGACCTGCGCGAAGCCCTCGCAGAGGCCCGCTCGGCGGACCGTCCCACATGTGTCTACACACAGACCCGAACGCCCGACACTGTGTCGGGCCCACCCCCCGCACAGGCGTGGTGGGATGTTCCTGTGGCCGAGACCGCGACCCGCAAGGCGGCGGCCGCGGCCCGTGAAGAGTACGACCGGCAAGCCGCGCAGCGACGTCGCCATCTGTGA
- a CDS encoding helix-turn-helix transcriptional regulator translates to MSDRQLWSYKEIAAHIRVQPDTVRSYRKHGLLPPPDHVEGAKPYWYADTIRTWVARRPGNRGRRED, encoded by the coding sequence ATGAGCGACCGACAGCTGTGGTCGTACAAGGAGATCGCTGCTCACATCCGGGTCCAGCCCGACACCGTGCGCTCCTACCGGAAGCACGGCCTGCTCCCCCCACCCGACCATGTGGAGGGCGCAAAGCCCTATTGGTACGCCGACACGATCCGCACCTGGGTGGCCCGACGCCCGGGCAACCGGGGCCGCCGCGAGGACTGA
- a CDS encoding CoA-acylating methylmalonate-semialdehyde dehydrogenase — protein MKTVNHWIGGKTVEGASGNYGPVTDPATGEVTTQVALASAEEVDAAVQVAKEAFQTWGQSSLAARTKVLFAYRALLDANRDAIAELITAEHGKVHSDALGEVARGLEIVELACGITTQLKGELSTSVSNRVDVSSIRQPLGVVAGITPFNFPAMVPMWMFPLAVACGNTFILKPSEKDPSASNKLAELMSEAGLPAGVLNVVHGDKVAVDALLAHPDIAAVSFVGSTPIARHIHTTASANGKRVQALGGAKNHMLVLPDADLDAAADAAVSAAYGSAGERCMAISAVVAVGSIADTLVDKIRERAEKIKIGPGNDPTSEMGPLITAAHRDKVASYVKGAADQGADVVLDGTGYTVDGNENGHWIGLSLLDNVKTDSDAYRDEIFGPVLCVLRTETYEEGVALINASPFGNGTAIFTRDGGAARRFQLEIEAGMVGVNVPIPVPVGYHSFGGWKDSLFGDHHIYGNDGIHFYTRGKVVTTRWPDPSDAPAGVDLGFPRNH, from the coding sequence ATGAAGACCGTCAACCACTGGATCGGTGGCAAGACCGTCGAGGGCGCGTCGGGCAACTACGGCCCGGTCACCGACCCGGCCACCGGCGAGGTCACCACCCAGGTCGCGCTCGCCTCGGCCGAAGAGGTCGACGCGGCCGTGCAGGTCGCGAAGGAGGCCTTCCAGACTTGGGGCCAGTCCTCGCTGGCCGCCCGCACCAAGGTGCTGTTCGCCTACCGCGCCCTGCTGGACGCCAACCGCGACGCCATCGCCGAGCTGATCACCGCCGAGCACGGCAAGGTCCACTCGGACGCGCTGGGCGAGGTCGCGCGCGGCCTGGAGATCGTCGAGCTGGCCTGCGGGATCACCACGCAGCTCAAGGGCGAGCTGTCGACCTCGGTCTCCAACCGCGTCGACGTCTCCTCCATCCGCCAGCCGCTGGGCGTGGTCGCGGGCATCACCCCCTTCAACTTCCCGGCGATGGTGCCGATGTGGATGTTCCCGCTGGCCGTGGCCTGCGGAAACACCTTCATCCTCAAGCCCAGCGAGAAGGACCCCTCCGCCTCCAACAAGCTGGCCGAGCTGATGAGCGAGGCCGGTCTGCCGGCGGGCGTGCTCAACGTGGTGCACGGCGACAAGGTCGCGGTGGACGCCCTGCTGGCCCACCCCGACATCGCGGCCGTCTCCTTCGTGGGCTCGACCCCGATCGCCCGCCACATCCACACCACCGCCTCCGCCAACGGCAAGCGCGTCCAGGCGCTGGGCGGCGCCAAGAACCACATGCTGGTGCTCCCGGACGCCGACCTGGACGCGGCCGCCGACGCGGCCGTCTCCGCCGCCTACGGCTCGGCCGGTGAGCGCTGCATGGCGATCTCCGCCGTCGTGGCCGTCGGCTCCATCGCCGACACCCTCGTCGACAAGATCCGCGAGCGCGCCGAGAAGATCAAGATCGGCCCCGGCAACGACCCGACCTCCGAGATGGGCCCGCTGATCACGGCCGCCCACCGCGACAAGGTCGCCTCGTACGTGAAGGGCGCGGCCGACCAGGGCGCCGACGTGGTCCTGGACGGTACCGGCTACACGGTCGACGGGAACGAGAACGGCCACTGGATCGGCCTGTCCCTGCTCGACAACGTGAAGACCGACTCCGACGCCTACCGCGACGAGATCTTCGGCCCGGTGCTGTGCGTGCTGCGCACGGAGACCTACGAGGAGGGCGTGGCGCTCATCAACGCCTCGCCGTTCGGCAACGGCACCGCGATCTTCACCCGCGACGGCGGCGCGGCCCGCCGCTTCCAGCTGGAGATCGAGGCGGGCATGGTCGGCGTCAACGTCCCGATCCCGGTGCCGGTGGGCTACCACTCCTTCGGTGGCTGGAAGGACTCGCTCTTCGGCGACCACCACATCTACGGCAACGACGGCATCCACTTCTACACGCGCGGCAAGGTCGTCACGACCCGCTGGCCGGACCCCTCGGACGCCCCGGCGGGCGTGGACCTGGGCTTCCCCCGCAACCACTGA
- a CDS encoding MMPL family transporter, with product MSEVKNPPSSGESGRWTRFVTARPRLSLLLALVVTALAVFAGGGAAERMGSGGWEDPGAQSTYAAKALEREFPASQPNLLLLVDSGPGAAGVDDPAVAAEAERLTAQLAAEQGVIGVGSYWRTQLPALRSEDGRQALIAARVLGDEKTATGVLDRIAPRFRGEHGPVRVSFGGPVAVQREVTATIQEDLLRAEVIALPVTLVLLILVFGSAVAALLPLGVGIVAILGTNAVLRGLTEFTDVSVFAQNLTTALGLGLAIDYALFIVRRFREELAAGRDPVAAVGATLRTAGRTVLFLALTVAVSLSAMLLFPMYFLRSFAYAGVAVVLLAAAAALILLPAALVLLGERVNSLDLRRLWLRGRPAGAPAEPGRGWARVALLVMRRAPVFAVATTAGLLLLGLPFLGVKFGTVDDRQLPKTAESHVVQQQIRDSFPGSAGGTVTVLTEDAAGPAELAAYREHLALLPGVVRVDGPVSAANGERYAYFSVATEGEAVGQQAQDLVGEVRKVDADFRTSVTGEAAVLVDAQKAIAEKLPVALALVVLATLLLVFLLTGSLLIPLQAILLNALSLTAMFGAVVWVFQEGNLSGLLSFTSTGDIETTLPVLMFCIAFGLSMDYGVFLISRIKEEYDRTGDHEGAVRTGLARTGGLITAAAVILAVVMVAIGTSRVTNTKMLGLGIALAVLMDAMVVRSLLVPAVMKLTGKATWWAPGPLRRLHERFGLSEGESLPPVAEPEPEPEPDSDSEKVPAGAA from the coding sequence ATGTCCGAAGTCAAGAATCCGCCGTCGTCCGGGGAGAGCGGCAGGTGGACCCGGTTCGTCACGGCCCGGCCGCGGCTCTCGCTGCTGCTCGCCCTGGTGGTCACGGCACTGGCCGTGTTCGCGGGCGGCGGCGCCGCCGAACGGATGGGCAGCGGCGGCTGGGAGGACCCGGGCGCCCAGTCCACCTACGCCGCCAAGGCGCTGGAGCGCGAGTTCCCGGCCTCCCAGCCCAATCTGCTGCTGCTCGTCGACTCCGGCCCGGGGGCCGCCGGAGTGGACGATCCCGCCGTCGCCGCCGAGGCGGAGCGGCTCACGGCGCAGCTCGCCGCCGAGCAGGGGGTCATCGGCGTCGGCTCGTACTGGCGCACGCAGCTGCCCGCCCTGCGCTCCGAGGACGGCCGGCAGGCCCTCATCGCAGCCCGGGTCCTGGGCGACGAGAAGACCGCCACCGGGGTGCTGGACCGGATCGCCCCGCGCTTCCGGGGTGAGCACGGTCCGGTGCGGGTCTCCTTCGGCGGGCCGGTCGCGGTCCAGCGCGAGGTGACCGCCACCATCCAGGAGGACCTGCTGCGCGCCGAGGTGATCGCCCTGCCGGTCACCCTCGTCCTGCTCATCCTCGTCTTCGGCAGCGCCGTCGCCGCCCTGCTGCCCCTCGGCGTCGGCATCGTGGCCATCCTCGGCACCAATGCGGTGCTGCGCGGCCTCACCGAGTTCACCGACGTCTCCGTCTTCGCCCAGAACCTGACCACCGCGCTCGGACTCGGGCTCGCCATCGACTACGCCCTGTTCATCGTCCGCAGGTTCCGCGAGGAACTCGCCGCCGGACGGGACCCGGTGGCCGCCGTCGGAGCCACCCTGCGCACCGCCGGGCGCACCGTGCTGTTCTTGGCGCTGACCGTCGCGGTCTCGCTCTCGGCGATGCTGCTCTTCCCGATGTACTTCCTGCGCTCCTTCGCCTATGCCGGGGTGGCGGTGGTCCTGCTCGCCGCGGCGGCCGCGCTGATCCTGCTGCCCGCGGCCCTGGTGCTGCTCGGCGAGCGGGTCAACTCCCTGGACCTGCGGCGGCTGTGGCTGCGCGGGCGCCCGGCCGGCGCCCCGGCGGAACCGGGACGGGGCTGGGCACGAGTGGCTCTTCTGGTGATGCGCCGGGCCCCGGTGTTCGCGGTGGCCACGACGGCGGGACTGCTGCTCCTCGGACTGCCCTTCCTCGGCGTGAAGTTCGGCACCGTGGACGACCGGCAGCTGCCGAAGACCGCGGAGTCGCATGTGGTCCAGCAGCAGATCCGGGACTCCTTCCCGGGCAGCGCCGGCGGAACGGTCACCGTCCTCACCGAGGATGCGGCCGGACCCGCCGAGCTCGCCGCCTACCGGGAACACCTGGCTCTCCTGCCCGGAGTGGTCCGGGTCGACGGGCCGGTGAGCGCCGCGAACGGGGAGCGGTACGCCTACTTCTCGGTGGCCACCGAAGGCGAGGCGGTGGGGCAGCAGGCCCAGGACCTGGTCGGCGAGGTGCGGAAGGTGGACGCGGACTTCCGGACCTCCGTGACCGGAGAGGCGGCGGTCCTCGTCGACGCCCAGAAGGCGATAGCCGAGAAGCTGCCCGTGGCGCTGGCCCTGGTGGTGCTCGCCACGCTGCTGCTGGTGTTCCTGCTCACCGGCAGCCTGCTCATACCGCTCCAGGCGATCCTGCTCAACGCCCTGAGCCTGACCGCGATGTTCGGGGCGGTGGTGTGGGTCTTCCAGGAGGGCAACCTCTCCGGACTGCTCTCCTTCACCTCCACCGGCGACATCGAGACCACCCTGCCGGTGCTGATGTTCTGCATCGCCTTCGGACTCTCCATGGACTACGGGGTGTTCCTCATATCCCGGATCAAGGAGGAGTACGACCGGACCGGGGACCACGAGGGGGCCGTGCGCACCGGCCTGGCCCGCACCGGCGGGCTGATCACCGCGGCGGCCGTGATCCTGGCCGTGGTGATGGTGGCCATCGGCACCTCGCGGGTGACCAACACCAAGATGCTGGGGCTCGGGATCGCGTTGGCGGTGCTGATGGACGCCATGGTCGTACGCAGCCTCCTGGTCCCGGCGGTCATGAAGCTGACCGGGAAGGCCACCTGGTGGGCCCCGGGCCCGCTGCGCAGGCTCCACGAGAGGTTCGGACTGAGCGAAGGGGAGTCCCTGCCGCCGGTGGCGGAGCCGGAGCCGGAGCCGGAGCCGGACTCGGATTCGGAGAAGGTGCCTGCCGGGGCGGCCTAG
- the iolB gene encoding 5-deoxy-glucuronate isomerase yields the protein MPVVSEWGMAWTRLRVLALEPGEVYAHDCGDAEWIVLPLSGACQVRCWGSAPDPAPQTPAGWLARRAIPAPPAFEARGSGGGAPGSGPQVFELRGRTGVFDSVTDFAYVPRDSHVEVTSADGGRFALVGARCDTVLPARYGPAEAVPVELRGAGQCSRQVNNFAAAGPGGFDCDRLIAVEVLTPGGNWSSYPPHKHDEHHPGEESRLEEIYYFEIAPHGDTPGLGYQRVTPSPAGKTDVLAEVRTGDAVLIPDGWHGPSIAAPGHDMYYLNVMAGPGATREWLIRDHPDHGWIRSTWDGQDIDPRLPYPQAYPQTEAPR from the coding sequence GTGCCGGTGGTGTCTGAGTGGGGGATGGCCTGGACGCGGCTGCGGGTGCTGGCGCTGGAGCCGGGGGAGGTGTACGCGCACGATTGCGGGGACGCCGAGTGGATCGTGCTCCCGCTCTCGGGCGCCTGCCAGGTCCGCTGCTGGGGCTCCGCCCCAGACCCCGCGCCTCAAACGCCGGCGGGCTGGCTTGCCCGGAGGGCAATTCCAGCCCCGCCGGCGTTTGAGGCGCGGGGGTCCGGGGGCGGAGCCCCCGGCAGCGGACCGCAAGTCTTCGAACTGCGGGGGCGGACGGGGGTGTTCGACTCCGTCACCGACTTCGCTTACGTGCCGCGCGACAGCCATGTCGAGGTCACCTCCGCAGACGGCGGCCGCTTCGCGCTCGTCGGCGCGCGCTGCGACACGGTGCTGCCGGCCCGGTACGGACCGGCCGAGGCCGTCCCCGTCGAGCTGCGCGGCGCCGGGCAGTGCTCCCGGCAGGTCAACAATTTCGCCGCCGCCGGCCCGGGTGGCTTCGACTGCGACCGGCTCATTGCAGTCGAGGTGCTCACCCCCGGCGGGAACTGGTCCTCGTACCCGCCCCACAAGCACGACGAGCACCACCCCGGCGAGGAGTCCCGGCTCGAGGAGATCTACTACTTCGAGATCGCCCCGCACGGGGACACCCCCGGGCTCGGCTACCAGCGCGTCACCCCCTCCCCGGCCGGGAAGACCGATGTCCTCGCCGAGGTGCGGACCGGGGACGCCGTGCTCATCCCGGACGGCTGGCACGGGCCCTCCATCGCCGCCCCCGGGCACGACATGTACTACCTCAACGTGATGGCGGGTCCGGGCGCGACGAGGGAGTGGCTGATCCGCGACCACCCCGACCACGGCTGGATCCGGTCGACCTGGGACGGCCAGGACATCGACCCCCGGCTGCCCTACCCCCAGGCGTACCCGCAGACGGAGGCACCCCGATGA